In Tenebrio molitor chromosome 6, icTenMoli1.1, whole genome shotgun sequence, one genomic interval encodes:
- the LOC138134108 gene encoding heat shock cognate 71 kDa protein-like, which translates to MDEVAIGIDLGTTNSCAAYYSNGKVEIIDNKEGTRITPSFLYFMEKNITIVGCYAQRMANSKPEYGVYEIKRLIGRKFDDPHVQNNLKYFSFKVESDSNDPVVVIEQQNQTVKKTPLDLCAAILSKIKTDAEFKLKKSVDKAVITVPAYFNITQREATLAAANKAGFTVLKLLNEPTAAALSYYLENSWEIDNHSLVYDLGGGTFDVAILKQNKNNIDIVCVDGDTHLGGQDFDNLIIDYVCNRLESHYKFNPRQERRTMRRLQYHCEEAKKILSVAEETTIVLHGVLQNNCVIEIPLTRNQFERMAQSYFQKTIDIIDNCLKSCNLPKTAIKEVILSGGSTRIPKIQKMLSDYFEGKNLNKFVNPDECVAEGAALQAAMLSKNPTQVIKGIQISDVAPLSLGVRNFVDLMTILIKRNTPIPATASSTRVTVYNQQKSMGFQIYEGERLNARMNHCLGKLTIMDITPAPPGQCQVTFAMSIDNNGILTVTAKEKYRNNVKDLKIVYTRGHRSDSEVKNAVKDAADHKDDDEEFKVFAAYKEYLLDYCIRVMYNFENKNLVTSHKEAYDFCKEIKNIGEKTTVRDKEEVLQMIQDIEARCKTIVKAHNFDYMPQLCL; encoded by the exons ATGGACGAAGTGGCAATTGGTATCGACCTCGGCACAACCAATTCATGCGCTGCCTATTACAGTAATGGAAAAGTAGAAATTATAGATAACAAAGAAGGCACGAGAATCACACCCTCTTTTCTATATTTCATGGAAAAGAATATTACCATTGTGGGGTGCTATGCCCAGCGAATGGCCAATTCGAAACCGGAATACGGAGTATATG AAATCAAACGACTTATTGGAAGAAAATTCGACGATCCTCACGTCCAAAATAATCTCAAGTATTTCTCTTTCAAAGTGGAAAGTGACTCCAACGACCCGGTTGTAGTAATCGAACAGCAAAATCAAACTGTAAAGAAAACCCCTTTGGATCTGTGTGCTGCCattctttcaaaaattaaaactgacGCAGagttcaaacttaaaaaaagtgtGGACAAAGCAGTGATAACTGTACCGGCATATTTTAACATAACACAAAGGGAAGCTACTCTTGCGGCGGCGAATAAGGCTGGATTTACAGTTCTCAAGTTGTTGAATGAGCCCACTGCAGCTGCTTTGAGTTATTACCTAGAAAACAGTTGGGAAATCGACAATCATTCGTTGGTGTACGATCTAGGTGGAGGTACATTTGACGTTGCCATccttaaacaaaataaaaacaatattgaCATTGTTTGTGTGGACGGAGATACGCATCTTGGAGGGCAGGATTTCGACAACCTTATCATAGACTACGTCTGCAACCGACTAGAAAGTCACTACAAGTTCAATCCTAGACAGGAACGAAGAACCATGAGGAGGCTCCAGTATCACTGCGAAGAAGCGAAAAAAATTCTATCTGTAGCTGAAGAAACTACGATCGTCCTTCATGGAGTGTTGCAGAATAATTGTGTTATCGAAATACCTCTGACCAGAAACCAGTTTGAACGTATGGCGCAGAGCTATTTTCAGAAAACCATTGACATCATCGACAACTGCTTGAAGAGTTGTAACCTGCCAAAAACTGCCATCAAAGAGGTGATCCTGTCAGGTGGTTCCACCCGCATTCCTAAGATCCAAAAAATGCTGTCGGATTACTTTGAGGgtaaaaatttgaacaaatttgttaaTCCTGACGAGTGCGTCGCCGAAGGAGCAGCTTTGCAGGCGGCAATGTTGTCAAAAAATCCTACTCAGGTGATAAAAGGAATCCAGATAAGTGATGTCGCTCCTCTATCACTAGGAGTACGCAATTTTGTGGATTTGATGACGATCTTGATTAAACGAAACACCCCAATACCTGCGACCGCATCGTCTACACGAGTTACAGTTTATAACCAACAAAAATCCATGGGATTCCAAATATACGAAGGTGAACGTTTGAACGCCAGAATGAATCACTGTTTGGGTAAATTGACAATTATGGACATAACACCAGCGCCTCCAGGTCAATGCCAAGTTACGTTTGCAATGAGCATCGACAATAATGGAATTTTGACAGTTACGGCAAAGGAGAAGTACCGGAACAACGTCAAGGATCTGAAGATTGTGTACACTAGAGGGCATAGGAGTGACAGTGAAGTAAAAAATGCAGTTAAAGACGCCGCAGATCACAAAGACGATGACGAGGAGTTTAAAGTTTTTGCGGCATATAAGGAGTATCTGCTTGACTATTGCATAAGAGTAATGTACAACTTTGAGAATAAAAATTTGGTTACATCTCATAAAGAGGCTTACGATTTTTGTAAGGAAATAAAGAACATAGGGGAAAAGACGACAGTTCGCGACAAAGAGGAGGTGCTACAAATGATACAAGACATAGAAGCTCGATGTAAGACCATTGTGAAAGCGCATAATTTTGACTATATGCCACAACTTTGCTTGTAA
- the LOC138134106 gene encoding O-acyltransferase like protein-like produces the protein MLPLQLSYTKHIFILQLTTMWLENFWNYIFFLFSQVNRISDREYVSMPTLFHFDDYDHCMLEGDNALYCAITYQLHPKNSENISETWNLIQEVSSSRKNYRHDLLRHGICVPKTCPNVVIADVSRNNLKFVQELEECYNLKYQNLGLEGKIQKIRCENNESPYSVNTFDYLFGTFLLFFILLIIFAWLYDVFLGPNTENDLKNLEKTFFGKYISSFSLSQNWNRLHAIDLEDPVVKALSGIQGVRFFCMVSVIFSHCSSVNFAMPVSNPRYTEAVPDRFSVRWLGNGSRYTTIQTFFLMSAWLVTYQFFANNEGKKEVSLSYFFRSCVSRYFRLTPLIAIVVGCFGTWMPHIGRGPFWDDFVGTEYRACRTNWWSNLLYVNNFVHLDKMCAPQLWYMAIDTQFYIFALLILCLTWKNPKRTSLILGTIWIFHVVDAFLVVYQNDYEVSIPLYPEIFYNLTLVHAEETLLSYKTNTSNIPGFLAGIVYGYAFYKYRNKKLFTKKIHTIAWWILSSGLAILIILVPGVVDDYNLFSENRTLYSAIYASLNRSIFIFGIGFWIFGMTQGQGHIFKSACEWPPMYVLGRLTYSAYLFHTFIQRVKIGMKRTPNYMNDYLMIMDSTGDLALSYLAALLVTLFFEMPFAEIKKHVTAALKKSRSREDNLQKLDNKKSD, from the exons ATGTTACCTTTACAACTCTCCTACACAAAGCACATATTCATACTTCAACTTACGACAATGTGGttagaaaatttttggaattatatttttttcctcttttctCAGGTTAATAGAATTTCAG ATCGTGAATATGTTTCTATGCCGACACTCTTTCATTTCGATGATTATGACCACTGCATGTTGGAAGGTGACAATGCTTTGTATTGTGCCATTACTTATCAATTACAtccaaaaaattcagaaaatatttctGAAACATGGAACCtcatccag GAAGTCAGTTCATCTCGGAAAAATTATCGACATGACCTACTAAGACATGGAATTTGTGTGCCCAAAACATGTCCAAATGTAGTAATTGCTGATGTGTCaagaaacaatttaaaattcgtcCAAGAACTAGAAGAATGCTACAATcttaaatatcaaaatttaggGCTTGaaggaaaaattcaaaaaattcgtTGTGAAAATAACGAATCTCCGTATTCAGTCAATACATTCGATTATTTATTTGG AACGTTCCTATTATTTTTCATTCTACTGATAATTTTTGCCTGGCTCTATGATGTTTTTCTGGGCCCCAATACTGAAAACGATCTTAAAAATTTGGAGAAGACTTTTT ttgGAAAATACATATCTTCCTTTTCTCTTTCTCAAAATTGGAATCGGTTGCATGCGATCGATCTGGAAGACCCAGTGGTCAAAGCACTAAGTGGTATACAAGGTGTTCGCTTTTTTTGCATGGTTAGCGTTATTTTTTCCCATTGCTCCTCGGTCAATTTTGCCATGCCGGTATCTAATCCCCGTTACACAGAAGCT GTGCCTGACAGGTTCTCTGTCCGTTGGTTAGGAAATGGTTCTAGATACACCACCATACAAACGTTCTTTTTGATGTCAGCTTGGCTTGTCACATACCAGTTTTTTGCAAACAACGAAGGAAAAAAAGAAGTGTctttatcatatttttttcgcaGCTGTGTTAGTAGATATTTCAG ACTAACTCCCCTAATCGCTATAGTAGTTGGTTGCTTTGGCACGTGGATGCCCCACATTGGACGCGGTCCTTTCTGGGATGATTTTGTAGGAACTGAGTATCGAGCATGTCGGACAAATTGGTGGAGTAATTTGTTATACGTGAATAATTTTGTTCACCTAGATAAAATG TGTGCACCACAACTTTGGTATATGGCAATAGATACACAGTTTTATATATTtgctttattaattttgtgttTGACATGGAAAAACCCTAAGAGAACTAGTTTAATTTTGGGAACTATTTGGATTTTTCATGTAGTTGATGCATTTTTGGTAGTTTACCAGAATGATTACGAAGTATCCATACCTCTCTATCCCGA aaTCTTCTACAACTTGACTTTGGTACACGCGGAAGAAACTCTTTTATCGTACAAAACAAACACATCCAACATTCCAGGATTTCTCGCCGGAATAGTATATGGTTATGCTTTTTACAAAtacagaaacaaaaaattgttcacaAAAAAA ATTCATACTATAGCCTGGTGGATATTAAGCTCGGGATTGGCTATTCTTATAATACTAGTACCCGGAGTAGTAGATGATTATAATCTGTTTTCGGAAAATCGAACCCTTTACAGCGCCATTTATGCTAGTTTGAAcagaagtatttttattttcggcATCGGATTTTGGATTTTTGGCATGACTCAAGGACAAGGAC acATTTTCAAATCTGCATGCGAATGGCCACCAATGTATGTCTTGGGACGTTTAACCTACAGTGCGTATCTTTTTCACACTTTCATCCAACGCGTAAAAATCGGCATGAAAAGAACTCCTAACTATATGAACGACTACTTAATG ATTATGGATTCAACTGGTGACTTGGCATTGTCGTATTTGGCAGCTCTCCTAGTAACATTGTTTTTCGAGATGCCTTTTGCGGAAATCAAGAAGCATGTTACGGCAGCATTGAAGAAAAGCAGATCCAGAGAAGACAATCTGCAGAAGCTAGATAATAAAAAGAGTGACTAA
- the LOC138132764 gene encoding lipase 1-like, producing the protein MLLKYLILLSALQPILRCSTSNRNNVCTTFRDYYNPDGNKNCYYDPDTTLEIPAIIQKYAKDLEIHKVTTDDGYILTLFRIPRTNPKGVILLHHSIATHSQIYLWQGNESLAITLWRNGFDVWLANQRGTSYSDKHVTLSIHDFRYWDFYMQEMGLYDVSAEIKLIREKTNGRKVIFIGHSLGSAIGLVYSSLKVEEAKNYLKSMILLAPPCYFEHVTNVVVLFKHFGPVLEAFTNTLRMGSPFIFLPFLLPISRIMLRIFPAVLFVTAVFIWAFCGYTPTETDPTFFNYDAAIYANNFSWKTLIHFVQLLTSNHRFQMYDYGKERNLQIYGEEIPPLYPIGNISVPTLIVSSDNDSLVTEQDTEFLYNKLSPEAKVHGHWKISGLNHLDYHLGLHRRELFVNNLLTFLNNLL; encoded by the exons ATGCtgctaaaatatttaatattattatcgGCGCTTCAGCCAATCTTACGTTGTTCGACTTCAAATCGTAACAACGTCTGCACAACGTTTAGAGATTACTATAATCCAGAcggaaacaaaaattgttactACGACCCGGATACAACCCTAGAAATT CCAgcaattattcaaaaatatgcAAAGGATCTTGAAATTCACAAAGTGACAACAGATGATGGATACATTTTAACACTATTTCGTATACCAAGAACCAACCCCAAGGGAGTGATTTTGCTCCACCACTCCATCGCTACTCACTCCCAAATTTACTTGTGGCAAGGCAACGAGTCTCTTG CTATCACATTGTGGCGTAACGGTTTTGATGTTTGGCTGGCAAATCAACGGGGTACTTCTTATTCTGACAAGCATGTAACTCTTTCGATTCATGATTTTCGCTACTGGGATTTCTA TATGCAGGAAATGGGCTTGTACGATGTGAGCgccgaaattaaattaatcagGGAAAAAACAAATGGAAGAAAAGTTATTTTCATTGGGCATTCTTTGGGATCTGCTATTGGTCTCGTCTACTCATCACTAAAAGTCGAAGAagctaaaaattatttgaagagCATGATTCTTCTTGCGCCGCCGTGCTATTTCGAACATGTCACAAATGTTGTCGTTTTGTTTAAACATTTTGGACCAGTTCTAGAG GCGTTCACAAATACTCTGCGAATGGGTAGCCCATTTATCTTCCTCCCGTTTCTACTTCCAATATCCAGGATTATGTTACGAATTTTTCCCGCGGTATTATTTGTGACAGCTGTCTTCATTTGGGCTTTCTGTGGATACACTCCTACTGAAACAGACCCG ACATTTTTCAACTACGATGCCGCAATTTACGCGAACAATTTTTCCTGGAAAACTTTGATCCATTTTGTACAATTATTAACCTCGAACCATCGATTTCAAATGTATGACTATGGGAAAGAAAGAAACCTGCAAATTTACGGCGAAGAAATACCTCCTCTTTATCCTATTGGAAATATTTCAGTTCCCACATTGATAGTTTCAAGTGATAATGACAGTCTGGTCACTGAACAG GACACTGAGTTTTTGTACAATAAATTATCACCTGAAGCTAAAGTCCATGGACACTGGAAAATTTCTGGATTGAATCACTTAGACTATCACCTTGGGCTGCACCGAAGAGAACTCTTTGTGAACAATCTATTGACATTtctcaataatttattataa
- the LOC138132763 gene encoding uncharacterized protein, whose product MWPKSDLNNIVQNVLETRVAMLTTTRKILPEMPVLTKYSDLNKLQRVMAWVLRFIHNANPKNKNKLSGSVLTVHEMRNSRITIVRLIQSIHFFEELEHLRYNKPVSRKSKLLTLDPCLDENGLIRVGGRLKHANIPNDIKQPIILPKNDHVTKLIIKNEHRLQLHAGAQATHAAIRRRYWILSGRTVIRQVIHHCLNCFKARPTCANPKTGNLPAHRVQPGRPFQTCGVDYAGPVLIRESRGRGKRALLKAYIAIFVCFTTKAIHIELVTELTTAEFLAALRRFVARRGLPQNIYSDNATNFVGANNELIELKNFFEHKQFKNQVMSQLVNMSIKWHFIPPRSPHMGGLWEINVKSVKQHLKKILGETKLTYSEMYTVLVQIEACLNSRPLTPISNDPNDLEPLTPGHFLVGESLTSIPEYDVSDVPMNRLSRWQLVEQLRSHFWKR is encoded by the coding sequence ATGTGGCCAAAATCGGATCTTAATAATATTGTGCAAAATGTACTTGAAACTCGTGTAGCAATGTTAACGACAACCCGTAAAATTCTACCGGAGATGCCCGTTTTGACAAAATACTCTGACCTTAACAAACTGCAAAGAGTGATGGCTTGGGTATTACGTTTCATTCATAACGCCAatccaaaaaacaaaaataagctTTCAGGTTCAGTCCTCACAGTACACGAAATGCGAAATTCGAGGATTACAATAGTCCGTCTAATtcaatcaattcatttttttgaagaacTTGAACACCTGCGCTATAACAAACCTGTATCTAGAAAGTCAAAATTATTAACTTTAGACCCGTGTTTAGATGAAAACGGTTTAATTAGAGTTGGTGGACGCCTGAAACATGCTAACATTCCCAATGACATCAAGCAACCGATTATACTTCCGAAAAACGATCACGTAACAAAACTAATCATAAAAAATGAGCATAGGCTACAATTGCATGCTGGGGCGCAAGCCACTCATGCAGCGATTCGCAGACGTTATTGGATCTTATCGGGTAGGACCGTTATTAGGCAGGTAATTCACCATTgtcttaattgttttaaagcaaGACCAACATGCGCTAATCCTAAAACAGGTAATTTACCTGCACATAGAGTACAACCAGGTAGACCCTTTCAAACTTGTGGCGTAGACTATGCTGGCCCTGTGTTAATACGAGAATCGCGGGGACGCGGAAAACGCGCACTTTTAAAAGCCTACATTGCcatatttgtttgttttactACTAAAGCGATCCACATCGAATTGGTGACTGAATTGACAACAGCTGAATTTTTAGCAGCATTACGCCGTTTTGTCGCTCGCCGTGGTCTGCCTCAAAATATCTATTCTGACAACGCCACAAACTTTGTAGGAGCGAATAACGAGTTGATCGAGctaaaaaatttctttgaacataaacaattcaaaaatcaagtcaTGAGCCAATTAGTCAACATGAGTATCAAGTGGCATTTTATACCCCCCAGGTCCCCACACATGGGTGGGTTATGGGAAATCAATGTAAAGTCTGTGAAGCAAcatctcaaaaaaattttaggCGAAACAAAATTAACGTACAGCGAGATGTATACAGTTTTAGTACAGATAGAAGCCTGCTTAAACTCCCGACCCTTGACACCTATTTCAAATGACCCAAACGACCTAGAACCACTTACTCCAGGCCATTTCCTAGTGGGTGAGTCCCTAACATCAATTCCAGAATACGACGTGAGTGACGTTCCCATGAATCGACTCTCCAGATGGCAGCTAGTGGAGCAACTACGATCCCATTTTTGGAAACGCTGA
- the LOC138133193 gene encoding uncharacterized protein, whose translation MLDDIRKQYDEVQYALEQLDEQTTHEERSIERGHFEDRYCAALAKINDIIDMKNAPAPPINTVPSVVGNQQNNASNNGFSQLNLPVLNLKTYDGSYKEWLNFENSFKSVIGENKNLNNCQRLQYLKSVLQNEALRAIESLPITDENYTIAWEALEKRFKNTRLIVEDHVLAILNAAPILKTSSTMLRELLDTVNTNMAALESLNIPVASWDAVIVLIIFQKLDYSTKREWQMTLDNSIPTYKKLIQFLEKRCTVLEALNATSSDKQNNAKTNHQQTVNLKSRINEYSMDLKCLVIPKITENLPLKTISPSFLEIPKNISLADPKFFESSQVDLLIGAGSFWKLLCIGQVISPRGLTFQKTHFGFIAGGTFGNPEFNKTTTCNLAATIKPETNLEKQVQNFWNLEEIPSIVGDTEKLSVEEIACERHFQENTIRDSEGRFVIRLPFKNNNLTIGDTKSASLKRFYGIERKLCNDPEMKIQYSNFMSEYLDLNHMEESKIANKNECVYLPHHAVVEESSTTTKLRVVFDGSLKSSNGFSLNDNLMCGPVIQPDLFTIVVNFRTYQFVLSGDLTKMYRSVRLHPDDFKHQQIFWRSDPNEPLKSFSLTTLTYGLKPSSFIATRCLQELSNRNNESFPRESEIIRKHFYMDDLLTGSNTASELIDIRNNLVSILNQAKFELRKFQSNEPKVLPVNKSEICDPNVPLNNNENTKTLGLYWNSTTDTLKLQNISKKITKRTILSLTAQIFDPLGLVSPIIMKAKMIIQKLWSLKLGWDESIPMDLHTLWNKFTYQLNLLHQLTIPRKVITFFPHELIEFHGFSDASQQGYGAAVYVRVKSTENTYETHLLCAKSRVAPLKTITLP comes from the exons ATGCTGGATGACATCAGAAAGCAATACGATGAAGTCCAATACGCTCTAGAACAACTAGACGAACAAACTACTCACGAAGAGCGCTCAATAGAACGTGGTCATTTCGAAGACAGGTATTGTGCTGCGTTAGctaaaataaatgacattaTTGATATGAAAAATGCACCCGCGCCTCCTATTAACACCGTACCAAGCGTAGTCGGCAATCAGCAAAATAACGCATCAAATAACGGGTTTTCTCAATTAAATCTACCTGTGTTGAATCTAAAAACTTACGACGGTAGTTACAAGGAATGgctaaatttcgaaaattcgttcAAATCGGTAATCggggaaaacaaaaatttaaataattgtcaaCGTTTGCAATATCTAAAATCGGTTCTACAAAACGAGGCCCTACGCGCAATCGAGTCTCTACCCATAACTGATGAAAATTACACAATTGCATGGGAAGCACTTGAAAAACGTTTCAAAAACACGCGTTTAATAGTTGAAGATCATGTTTTAGCAATTTTGAACGCTGCTCCCATTCTTAAAACATCTAGCACAATGCTTCGCGAGCTTTTGGATACAGTAAACACCAACATGGCCGCGTTAGAATCATTAAACATACCAGTTGCAAGTTGGGATGCAGTTATTGTgcttatcattttccaaaaattagaCTACAGCACAAAACGCGAGTGGCAAATGACTTTGGATAATAGCATACCCACGTACAAAAaactaattcaatttttagaaaaacgcTGCACGGTACTGGAAGCTTTAAATGCAACTtcatccgacaaacaaaacaatgcCAAAACGAATCATCAGCAAACGG TTAATTTGAAATCCAGAATAAATGAATATTCAATGGACTTAAAATGCTTGGTTATTCCAAAAATCACCGAAAATTTACCGTTGAAAACAATCAGCCCATCTTTCTTGGAAATTCCAAAGAACATTTCGCTAGCCGACCCTAAATTCTTTGAAAGTAGCCAAGTAGATTTATTGATAGGCGCCGGCTCCTTTTGGAAATTGTTATGCATAGGACAGGTAATCTCTCCGAGAGGCCTTACTTTTCAAAAGACCCACTTTGGATTTATTGCGGGCGGCACTTTTGGAAATCCCGAGTTCAACAAAACAACCACCTGTAATCTGGCGGCAACAATAAAACCGGaaacaaatttagaaaagcaggtacaaaatttttggaatttagAGGAAATCCCCAGTATTGTTGGCGACACGGAGAAATTATCCGTCGAAGAGATCGCTTGCGAACGGCACTTTCAAGAAAACACCATCCGCGATTCGGAAGGTCGTTTCGTAATACGGCTCCctttcaaaaacaataacCTAACAATCGGTGATACGAAAAGTGCATCATTAAAACGGTTCTACGGCatagaaagaaaattatgCAACGATcctgaaatgaaaattcaatATTCAAATTTCATGTCTGAATACCTTGATTTAAATCACATGGAAGAATCTAAAATagcaaacaaaaatgaatgcgtCTATCTACCTCATCATGCTGTGGTCGAAGAATCCAgtacaacaacaaaattaagagTGGTGTTTGATGGATCACTTAAAAGCTCCAATGGGTTCAGCCTTAACGATAATCTGATGTGTGGACCTGTGATACAGCCCGATCTATTCACAATTGTGGTTAATTTTAGAACTTATCAATTCGTATTAAGTGGTGATTTAACTAAAATGTATAGATCCGTGCGTCTACACCCTGACGATTTTAAACATCAACAAATTTTCTGGCGTAGTGACCCCAATGAACCATTAAAATCATTCAGTTTAACCACACTCACTTATGGATTAAAACCATCTAGTTTTATAGCAACTCGTTGTCTACAAGAATTAAGCAATCGAAACAACGAATCATTTCCAAGAGAGAGTGAAATAATTCGCAAGCATTTTTATATGGACGATTTATTAACGGGATCTAACACTGCTTCAGAGTTAATTGATATCAGAAACAATCTTGTCAGCATACTAAATCAagcaaaatttgaattaagaaaatttcagTCGAATGAACCGAAAGTGTTACCAGTTAATAAATCCGAAATATGCGATCCAAACGTACCATTAAACAATAACGAGAACACGAAAACCCTGGGGTTGTATTGGAACTCTACCACCGACAccttaaaattacaaaacatttcaaaaaagataACAAAGCGAACAATTTTATCCCTAACTGCACAAATCTTCGACCCGTTAGGTCTCGTAAGTCCCATAATAATGAAGGCCAAAATGATAATTCAAAAGCTGTGGTCACTAAAACTAGGTTGGGATGAGTCTATTCCTATGGATCTACATACtctatggaataaattcacgtaCCAATTAAATCTTTTACACCAACTAACGATACCTAGAAAGGTAATCACGTTTTTTCCCCATGAATTAATAGAATTCCACGGATTTTCTGACGCGTCTCAACAAGGGTACGGGGCCGCCGTGTACGTAAGGGTAAAATCAACCGAAAACACGTATGAAACGCACTTGTTGTGTGCCAAATCAAGAGTTGCACCCTTAAAAACGATAACTTTACCGTGA